From the Candidatus Abyssobacteria bacterium SURF_5 genome, one window contains:
- a CDS encoding HEAT repeat domain-containing protein — MKKAFLFLSLLLPPTIIFCSRSVSLQSQNAQDVEYAVIAENDPAARLAAVAVLKEQGEIGIPGLTAAAHDPDDGVRKAAIRSLGEVGGQEAADALAELLDDPDRTVRMRAIIALGLAGRPGFPYLLKVLDTEPFPRGRMFAASALNRVVQPGDAPAIMERFDRQDVTTQMHLVTALVHIGDDGAYQALEVLAEHPNRLIRFYVVNTLADTHQDERALPIFINSLEDEAVEVRMWAIFGLERLNHPASFPAVLAALGDQDPYVRKEAAYTLGLLKNPEAIPFLIESLKDPITVVRGDAATALGMIGDSSATSTLRPLLNDSSPVVQIKTAEALARLGDYSGIDLVIELVDSPVRIHSYEAARVLRELSGEDFGYNKASWRTWWICNRDVLADGARQSAPAE, encoded by the coding sequence TGATCCGGCGGCCCGGCTTGCTGCGGTTGCGGTATTAAAAGAACAGGGGGAAATAGGAATTCCCGGTCTGACGGCCGCGGCTCATGATCCTGATGATGGCGTGCGAAAAGCGGCCATACGATCTCTTGGCGAAGTGGGTGGCCAAGAGGCCGCGGATGCGCTGGCTGAGTTGCTGGACGATCCGGACAGGACGGTGCGCATGAGAGCCATCATTGCGCTTGGGCTCGCCGGTCGTCCGGGTTTCCCCTATTTGCTGAAGGTTCTTGACACCGAACCGTTTCCCCGGGGGAGAATGTTTGCCGCCAGTGCACTGAACCGCGTGGTGCAGCCGGGGGATGCTCCTGCGATTATGGAGCGATTTGACCGGCAAGATGTGACAACGCAGATGCACCTTGTCACCGCCCTCGTTCATATTGGCGACGACGGCGCATATCAGGCGCTTGAAGTACTTGCCGAGCACCCTAACCGGCTGATACGGTTCTATGTTGTGAATACGCTGGCCGACACGCATCAGGATGAGCGGGCGCTGCCGATTTTCATTAACTCTCTCGAGGACGAGGCCGTTGAAGTACGGATGTGGGCGATTTTCGGACTTGAGCGGCTGAATCATCCTGCCAGTTTCCCCGCCGTTTTGGCTGCTCTCGGGGACCAGGACCCGTATGTGCGCAAGGAGGCGGCATACACCCTCGGCTTGCTGAAGAATCCTGAGGCAATCCCATTCCTGATCGAAAGCCTGAAGGATCCGATCACCGTTGTCCGCGGCGATGCGGCCACGGCGCTGGGCATGATCGGAGATTCCAGTGCAACATCCACATTGCGGCCGCTCCTGAACGATTCCAGTCCGGTCGTCCAGATCAAAACGGCAGAAGCGCTTGCCCGTCTTGGCGATTACAGCGGAATTGATCTCGTCATCGAGCTGGTGGATTCCCCTGTTCGCATCCATTCATATGAAGCCGCTCGTGTGCTCCGGGAACTCAGCGGCGAGGATTTCGGGTATAATAAGGCAAGCTGGCGTACCTGGTGGATCTGTAACCGAGACGTGCTGGCCGATGGCGCTCGCCAATCGGCGCCCGCGGAATAA
- a CDS encoding cyclic nucleotide-binding domain-containing protein produces the protein MLFFKKQEDLARIYQGMSGSEVKQINKAGIQEWFVKDAPIFRKGQVGKELYIIMDGAVRIVDDTVDPPKQIALLQQGELFGELSLTAKETRRSTKEESLRRSASALAAQDSTLFVVHEDAFRNLLDNNPDIASKLLMNLFYVTGERLREAIRGKVLAEGVPIPKLIRGLKDAEKKKLLKYSNVLHVPQGQPVFVEGQVGTEMYYVLGGSVAIMKKQEKGQKRLAVMGEGDVFGELGLITKKGRMASAVAISDSDVLAISEDGLMKLRKRAPDIATKVFLNLFRITTARMRTLISPLPV, from the coding sequence ATGTTATTCTTCAAGAAGCAAGAGGACCTGGCCCGGATTTACCAGGGGATGAGCGGGTCCGAGGTGAAACAGATCAACAAAGCGGGCATTCAGGAGTGGTTTGTGAAGGATGCACCCATCTTTCGCAAGGGGCAGGTGGGCAAGGAACTGTATATCATCATGGACGGCGCCGTCCGAATTGTCGATGATACAGTTGACCCGCCCAAGCAGATCGCTTTGTTGCAGCAGGGCGAACTTTTTGGAGAACTCTCTTTAACGGCCAAAGAGACTAGGAGATCAACCAAGGAGGAGTCGTTGCGGCGCTCCGCTTCAGCGCTTGCCGCACAAGATTCCACCCTCTTCGTAGTGCACGAGGATGCATTTCGCAATCTGCTCGATAACAACCCCGACATCGCTTCGAAACTGCTGATGAACTTGTTTTACGTGACCGGCGAGCGCTTGCGCGAGGCCATCCGCGGGAAAGTGCTCGCCGAAGGCGTGCCGATTCCGAAACTCATTCGCGGTCTCAAGGACGCCGAGAAGAAGAAACTGCTCAAATACAGCAATGTTCTGCACGTGCCGCAGGGGCAACCCGTTTTTGTCGAGGGACAGGTGGGAACTGAAATGTACTATGTGCTTGGCGGGAGCGTCGCCATCATGAAAAAGCAGGAAAAAGGGCAGAAGCGTCTTGCGGTAATGGGCGAGGGCGACGTCTTTGGAGAGCTGGGGCTTATCACCAAGAAGGGGCGCATGGCCTCCGCGGTTGCAATCAGCGATTCTGACGTTCTCGCTATAAGTGAAGATGGTCTGATGAAACTGCGGAAGAGGGCGCCCGATATAGCCACCAAAGTATTCCTGAACCTTTTCCGCATCACCACCGCGCGAATGCGCACACTCATCAGCCCGCTGCCGGTGTGA
- a CDS encoding SDR family oxidoreductase: MAIDRFTLAGKVAVVTGASKGIGKAIALGFAGAGADLAICSRKEENLEPVAAEIERLGRRAFAAVADVSKRDDIERFVSDTLGKFGRIDILVNNVARNIMSPIMNLREDGWDKIISTNLKSYFLFCQAVGQVMMGQGSGVIINMSSTAGQKAAPLLGAYSISKAGVDMLTKVLARELAGIGVRVNAISPGMVETSFSQAIWSSPEMYGEVIRDIPLGRLATTEEIVGLAIFLASDASSYVTGSIVNIDGGAMT; encoded by the coding sequence ATGGCGATTGACAGGTTCACTTTGGCTGGCAAAGTGGCGGTGGTCACCGGAGCAAGCAAGGGAATCGGCAAGGCAATAGCACTCGGTTTTGCCGGCGCTGGTGCGGATCTGGCGATATGCAGCCGCAAGGAAGAGAATTTAGAGCCGGTAGCCGCTGAGATTGAGCGGCTTGGCCGAAGGGCTTTCGCCGCCGTCGCCGACGTGAGCAAGCGCGACGACATCGAGCGATTTGTTTCCGATACCCTCGGCAAGTTCGGCCGCATCGACATCCTCGTCAACAATGTCGCCCGCAACATCATGTCGCCGATCATGAACTTGCGCGAGGACGGCTGGGACAAGATTATTTCGACCAATCTCAAGAGCTACTTCCTTTTTTGTCAGGCTGTCGGACAGGTGATGATGGGGCAGGGAAGCGGCGTGATCATTAATATGTCTTCGACGGCCGGCCAGAAGGCCGCTCCGCTGCTCGGAGCCTATAGCATAAGCAAAGCGGGTGTCGACATGCTCACGAAAGTGCTCGCCAGAGAACTCGCCGGCATCGGCGTCCGCGTCAACGCCATTTCGCCCGGCATGGTAGAAACCTCTTTCAGCCAGGCGATCTGGAGCAGCCCGGAAATGTACGGAGAGGTTATTCGCGATATTCCCTTGGGTCGTCTTGCGACGACCGAAGAGATCGTAGGGCTCGCCATCTTTCTCGCATCTGACGCTTCAAGTTATGTGACCGGGTCTATCGTGAATATAGACGGAGGGGCGATGACATAA